A single window of Zea mays cultivar B73 chromosome 10, Zm-B73-REFERENCE-NAM-5.0, whole genome shotgun sequence DNA harbors:
- the LOC100281569 gene encoding receptor-like kinase precursor has product MAVLNLLALIIATLLLLFRRTSGAGISPADTLNSGGNVTDGETLVSAGGTFTLGFFSPSTTVLTKRYLGIWFTASGTDAVLWVANRETPLNNTSGVLVMSSRVGLRLLDGSGRTAWSSNTTGASTSSVAQLLGSGNLVVREKSSNAVFQWQSFDHPQNTLLAGMRFGKNLKTGMEWSLTSWRAQDDPATGDYRRVMDTKGLPDIVTWHGNAKKYRAGPWNGRWFSGVPEMDSGYKLFSVQMVDGPDEVTYVLNTTAGIPFTRVVLDEVGKVRVLMWLPTSRVWKEYPWLPRDACDEYTSCGAFGLCNVDAAPTPSCSCAVGFSPVNASEWSRREASGGCQRDVPLECAAGNGTAVTDRFAPVHGVKLPDTDNATVDMGATLEQCKARCLANCSCVAYAPADIRGGGDGSGCVMWKDNIVDVRYIENGQDLFLRLAKSESATGERVRLAKILVPVMAFVLALTAAGMYLAWNCKLRAKRRNRDNLRKAILGYSTAPNELGDENVELPFVSLGEIAAATNNFSEDNMLGQGGFGKVYKGTLGQNVQVAIKRLGQCSGQGVEEFRNEAVLIAKLQHRNLVRLLGCCIDGDEKLLVYEYLPNRSLDSIIFDAASKHLLDWPTRFKIIRGVCRGLLYLHQDSRLTIIHRDLKTSNILLDADMSPKISDFGMARIFGGNQHEANTNRVVGTYGYMSPEYAMDGVFSVKSDTYSFGVIVLEIISGLKISLTHCNGFPNLLAYAWSLWIDDRAMDLVDSSLEKSSSCSEALRCIQIGLLCVQDNPNSRPLMSSVVTMLENESTPLAVPIQPMYFSYRGLGGTGEENNTSSSVNGMSLTTMLVGR; this is encoded by the exons ATGGCGGTTCTCAACCTCCTCGCCTTGATCATTGCCACGCTACTGCTACTTTTCAGAAGAACCTCCGGCGCCGGCATTTCGCCGGCGGACACGCTCAACAGCGGGGGCAACGTCACCGATGGCGAGACGCTGGTCTCGGCCGGTGGCACATTCACCCTGGGCTTCTTCTCCCCGTCGACCACGGTGCTGACCAAGAGGTACCTCGGGATCTGGTTCACGGCGTCTGGTACGGACGCCGTCTTGTGGGTGGCCAACCGCGAAACCCCGCTAAACAACACCTCCGGCGTCCTGGTGATGAGCAGCCGGGTGGGCCTTCGCCTTCTCGACGGCTCTGGCCGGACCGCCTGGTCCTCAAACACGACCGGCGCCTCCACCTCTTCGGTGGCACAGCTGCTCGGGTCCGGCAACCTCGTCGTGCGCGAGAAGAGCAGCAACGCCGTCTTCCAGTGGCAGTCGTTCGACCATCCGCAGAACACCTTGCTCGCCGGCATGAGGTTCGGCAAGAACCTAAAGACCGGCATGGAGTGGTCCCTGACGTCGTGGCGGGCGCAGGACGACCCCGCGACGGGGGACTACCGTCGTGTCATGGACACGAAGGGCCTTCCGGACATCGTTACTTGGCACGGCAACGCCAAGAAGTACCGCGCGGGTCCGTGGAACGGGCGCTGGTTCAGCGGCGTGCCGGAGATGGACTCAGGGTACAAGCTGTTCTCCGTCCAGATGGTGGACGGCCCGGACGAGGTCACCTACGTGCTCAACACCACGGCCGGCATCCCCTTCACCCGCGTGGTGCTGGACGAGGTTGGCAAGGTGCGGGTCCTGATGTGGCTGCCGACCAGCCGGGTGTGGAAGGAATACCCATGGCTGCCGCGCGACGCCTGCGACGAGTACACGTCCTGCGGCGCGTTCGGCCTGTGCAACGTCGACGCCGCGCCGACGCCGTCCTGCAGCTGCGCCGTGGGGTTCAGCCCCGTGAACGCGTCGGAGTGGTCCAGGAGGGAAGCCTCCGGCGGGTGCCAGAGGGACGTGCCGCTGGAGTGCGCCGCCGGCAACGGGACGGCGGTGACGGACCGGTTcgcgcccgtgcacggcgtgaagCTCCCTGACACGGACAACGCGACGGTGGACATGGGCGCGACGCTGGAGCAGTGCAAGGCGAGGTGCCTCGCCAACTGCTCGTGCGTGGCCTATGCCCCCGCCGACATCCGAGGCGGCGGCGATGGCAGCGGCTGCGTCATGTGGAAGGATAACATCGTTGATGTCCGGTACATAGAAAATGGGCAGGATCTGTTTCTGAGGTTGGCCAAGTCTGAATCAG CTACAGGGGAGAGGGTCCGTCTGGCAAAGATTTTGGTTCCAGTGATGGCGTTTGTGCTTGCACTCACGGCCGCCGGCATGTACCTTGCTTGGAACTGCAAGCTTAGAG CCAAGCGTCGGAACAGGGATAATTTGAGGAAAGCGATCCTAGGATACTCGACTGCGCCAAACGAACTCGGTGATGAAAACGTAGAGCTCCCATTTGTCAGCCTTGGAGAGATTGCTGCAGCAACAAATAATTTTTCCGAGGACAACATGCTTGGGCAAGGTGGCTTTGGGAAGGTCTATAAG GGTACGCTGGGACAGAACGTGCAGGTTGCAATCAAAAGGCTCGGCCAATGTTCAGGACAGGGCGTGGAGGAGTTCAGGAACGAAGCCGTCCTGATCGCGAAGCTGCAGCACAGGAACCTGGTCAGGCTTCTTGGATGCTGCATCGACGGAGACGAGAAGCTGCTAGTCTACGAATACTTACCGAACAGAAGCCTGGACTCCATTATTTTTG ATGCTGCAAGTAAACACCTCCTTGATTGGCCAACACGTTTCAAGATAATCAGAGGAGTATGTCGAGGGCTCCTTTATCTCCACCAGGACTCAAGGCTGACTATAATCCACAGAGACCTGAAGACGAGCAACATACTGCTGGACGCAGATATGAGCCCCAAGATATCGGATTTCGGCATGGCAAGAATCTTTGGTGGAAACCAGCATGAAGCGAACACCAATCGAGTTGTTGGGACGTA CGGTTACATGTCTCCTGAATATGCAATGGACGGCGTGTTTTCTGTCAAGTCAGACACGTACAGTTTCGGCGTCATAGTCTTGGAGATCATAAGTGGCCTGAAGATCAGTTTAACCCATTGCAATGGCTTCCCTAACCTGCTAGCTTAT GCATGGAGCTTGTGGATagacgacagagccatggatctcGTGGACTCGTCCCTGGAGAAGAGCAGTTCCTGCAGTGAAGCTTTACGCTGTATCCAGATCGGACTGCTGTGTGTGCAGGACAACCCGAATAGTAGGCCGCTCATGTCGTCGGTGGTGACCATGCTCGAGAACGAAAGTACGCCACTTGCAGTGCCGATACAGCCAATGTATTTCTCATACCGGGGACTGGGAGGGACGGGAGAAGAAAATAATACTAGCAGTTCTGTGAATGGCATGAGCCTCACGACAATGTTAGTGGGACGATAG